The following are encoded in a window of Chitinivibrionales bacterium genomic DNA:
- a CDS encoding helix-turn-helix domain-containing protein → MQKIAIIRQPSDIFSDNDQQTAKSADIPEYYPEQGFFGVGFRNKWKKLKQPHIHTGLEIGMILSGRGCMYLNGEHFPLNEGDLYSTDAMIPHGHETVIDAPLQFIFAYLNAGSILSLDPHSRDILLFQPFVAVHSGMAPVVEGTKKAQVCLETALKEFQSDSQFAAVRAWSHILPVVILIAEKVYSRIRKNIDNGWVKKNRMLTDAISYIRGNFRRKLTIKEIAGMCNCSESTLSHTFSQSTGSSPIDYRNTLRIGHAIELLFSTDLPLVRVADECGFNSYSQFREIFKRMTGKPPGEFRESDK, encoded by the coding sequence AATAGCTATAATAAGGCAGCCATCAGATATTTTTAGTGATAATGACCAGCAAACCGCAAAAAGTGCCGATATCCCGGAATACTATCCCGAACAGGGGTTCTTTGGAGTCGGGTTCCGTAATAAGTGGAAAAAGCTTAAACAGCCGCATATCCATACCGGCCTCGAGATCGGGATGATTCTCAGCGGCAGAGGATGCATGTATCTGAACGGTGAGCATTTTCCTCTGAACGAAGGCGACCTGTACTCTACCGATGCCATGATACCCCATGGACATGAGACCGTCATCGATGCGCCGCTGCAGTTTATCTTCGCTTACCTGAATGCCGGTTCAATACTCTCTCTCGATCCGCACTCTCGAGACATCCTGCTTTTTCAGCCCTTTGTTGCGGTCCATTCCGGCATGGCTCCGGTTGTTGAAGGAACAAAAAAAGCTCAGGTGTGTCTGGAAACCGCACTCAAGGAATTTCAATCGGACTCACAATTTGCCGCAGTCCGCGCCTGGTCGCACATTCTGCCGGTTGTCATTTTGATTGCTGAAAAAGTATATTCCCGGATCAGGAAAAATATCGATAACGGATGGGTAAAGAAAAACAGGATGTTGACTGATGCAATTTCTTATATCCGCGGTAATTTCCGGCGAAAATTGACAATAAAAGAAATCGCCGGGATGTGCAATTGCAGTGAGTCAACACTTTCACATACGTTCTCCCAATCAACCGGCTCTTCGCCGATCGATTACCGCAATACACTTCGTATCGGTCATGCAATCGAACTGCTCTTTTCCACCGACCTGCCGCTGGTACGGGTAGCTGATGAATGCGGATTCAACTCCTATTCGCAGTTCCGGGAAATATTCAAACGAATGACCGGGAAACCGCCGGGCGAGTTTCGGGAAAGCGACAAATAA